Proteins encoded together in one Rhipicephalus sanguineus isolate Rsan-2018 chromosome 9, BIME_Rsan_1.4, whole genome shotgun sequence window:
- the LOC119404828 gene encoding protein mono-ADP-ribosyltransferase PARP16, whose product MAAPDSPVRSPQNSEDARLRVLEIIAEDVAAADLQWSLFVAALRSYRYDTVLRPFPTSFADQATDTKRIDELRDVAARVPPLGALLPAGSAAKSSTSAATGPKGVPRESWELLLWVLTCGGVRLRSRKKEDVPELNGDSAVDVVFEVEHSLQADRRFEGTRGDREVFFAYHGSRLDNFHSILHNGLLAHMNKNALFGSGTYLSSELSVSATFSPAGYGWQHSLVSPELSCVAMCEVIDHPDVKCQDRARSKPSRAYARDSMAGMVPERYYLVQNDSVVRVKYLLVYTATQPAPPPAPDILPAGMVMRSADRAYYSPGWQDFLRKNKSWLMVAAYAALLCGIGLSSSRVGHNLMLKLFYR is encoded by the coding sequence atggcagcaccggACAGCCCGGTGCGGTCGCCCCAAAACTCAGAGGACGCCCGACTCCGAGTCCTAGAAATCATCGCCGAAGACGTCGCGGCCGCCGACCTCCAGTGGTCCCTCTTTGTGGCCGCGCTGCGCTCGTACCGCTACGACACCGTGCTGCGACCGTTCCCGACGTCGTTCGCCGATCAGGCGACGGACACGAAGCGCATCGACGAGCTTCGCGACGTGGCTGCCAGGGTTCCTCCGCTCGGCGCCCTGTTGCCCGCGGGCTCCGCCGCCAAGTCGTCGACCTCGGCGGCGACAGGTCCGAAGGGAGTGCCCCGAGAGTCCTGGGAGCTTCTGCTATGGGTGCTCACGTGCGGCGGCGTCCGCCTTAGGTCCCGAAAGAAGGAGGACGTGCCCGAACTGAATGGCGACTCGGCCGTCGACGTTGTCTTCGAAGTCGAGCATAGCCTGCAGGCCGACCGGCGTTTCGAAGGAACCCGCGGGGACCGCGAGGTCTTCTTCGCTTACCACGGTTCGCGGCTCGACAACTTCCACTCCATCCTCCACAACGGCCTGCTGGCGCACATGAACAAGAACGCGCTGTTCGGCTCCGGCACGTACTTGTCGAGTGAGCTGAGCGTCTCGGCCACCTTCAGTCCGGCCGGCTACGGCTGGCAGCACTCGCTCGTGAGCCCCGAGCTCTCCTGCGTGGCGATGTGCGAGGTGATCGACCATCCGGACGTCAAGTGCCAGGACAGGGCCAGGAGCAAGCCCTCCAGGGCCTACGCCCGGGACTCGATGGCGGGCATGGTTCCGGAGAGGTACTACCTCGTGCAAAACGACTCCGTGGTTCGCGTCAAGTACCTGCTGGTGTACACCGCGACGCAGCCGGCGCCGCCGCCAGCGCCGGACATCTTGCCGGCGGGCATGGTGATGAGGTCCGCGGACCGGGCCTACTACTCGCCCGGCTGGCAAGACTTTCTGCGCAAGAACAAGTCGTGGCTCATGGTTGCCGCGTACGCGGCGTTGCTGTGCGGCATCGGGCTGTCCAGCTCGCGCGTGGGTCACAACCTCATGCTCAAGCTATTCTATCGGTga